Within Paroedura picta isolate Pp20150507F chromosome 13, Ppicta_v3.0, whole genome shotgun sequence, the genomic segment CTTTGAATACATTTGCCTCTGCAATGACTCGAATGTAATTTGCTTCCAGGAAATGCATTTGGTATTTGCTTCCCAAATAGATATGTTGGATTTAAATGGGCACTCACTGGTGCTGGTGTGGGTAGTTTGGGCTTTTTCTAACTGTAGCTGAAGCACTACTAAACTTGCAAAAGCAGGCTGAACAGTCACTGTGGAAGGAGACCAGGGGCGGGTGGGAAGAACTCATGTTCTGTAGGCAATGACAGCTCTACACTGCCTTCAACTAAAGTCACCACGTTGCAACCTACACACTTTAGTGTGAAGGTAACTgttcctcccacccattccctcaTCCATCAGCCTCCTCCCACATCAGCTGTGTGGCACACCTGGATCCCTGCTTGCTACAGCAGGATAGGAGAACCAGGTCGGAATGAACATAAAGACTATGTTCATATTTAATCTTGTGACTTAGCGGGAAATTGAAAGAACCTGAATAGTTGGAAGGGGGCAACCCCCACACCCACGCTGTTATGTCCCAGCTGGAGACTTCCCTGTGTGGGATTCTTGGGTTGCTTTAAGACTGTCAAGCTGCTGTCACCTGTCCTGCAAGCTAGTTTGGATGCTAAACAATATCAAGGGTTGCAGAGCACTTTGCATGCCTGAAGGCGCTACGGCagtcattaataataataataaatgtctgGCCAAGCGGAATATATTTCCAAGCAGTTTTCATTGCTTCACTTACTGACTTACAAGGGTTCCCTGTGGCACCATAATTTTAAGCCACACAAGCAGGAAAGCATAAAATCTTGGCCCTCTTCACCGTCTTGATAGGAAGATGACTGGCCCCTTAGTTATCcatcttcccttttcctcttcacCTGTCATAACGCTGAAGTCTGACATGCAACTCCACCGAAGTGTTCAGGGACAGAAAGGTTGATCAAATTCTAGAGATGGTTGTGTTAAGCTGTTGCATAGAGGCAAGCTTGCTAGTTCACTAAAAGACAGAAGTAGATGAACGTGTGAAGCTGGCTTACACCGaggcagaccattggtctatcaagatcagtgcAGCAGGggtactgctggcaggggctcatgggaattcagtctgtacctgtgcaagtttctttgCAAGGTTGATGGAGTTCCATtccaactgaattcaaggggactgatggGCTGTTTTAGCAacgaattatcatatggcatcatatggttgaatttggatgctgtgacacagtttactaatttaaaagAATTACCTTTTGCTTTTTATTTCCACAGTTacgatggtagttcattagtctgaggaagagtgcttgcactcaaaagctcacgccttgaataaatctttgttggtcttaaaggtgctattgtactctgattttgttgtacgtGTTTCTTGTAACTGGAAAGAAATATAAAtttagataataaataaaataataaatattctgtACTGAATGGGAGATTCACAGCTAGGACTGAAATCCCTGGAgagtttctctccctcctttattTGCTCGCCAACGAAGTATTTTTTAATATGGACTATTGGATTTTTAAAGGTTATatattaggggttttattgttattgtaatcCACTGAGAGACGTTTATTGAGAGCGGCAGTTAATAAATCTGGATGGATGGAGATGGATGTATGGATGGATATTGGGCAACAGCTCAGAGCCCAGTGTGATGCTCATTTCCCCCACAAACCTGCCACGTGGTGTGCTTGCATGAGCAGTGGCCACCTTGCCATATGAATCAACACTTTTCTGTTCCAATTGCAGTGCCCTTTCCATGCGGAAGGATTACAGCTCCAGAGGCGGCCAGCAAACTCACCCGCTCCATCAACACATTTGACAACTGGTTCACCAACGATACAGACATCGAAGACAACAGCACTCAGATCGTGCCCCTGTCAGGAACCAAAATTCGAGTGGTTGGGGGCCAAAACAGCAAGAAAGGCGAAGTACCCTGGCAGGTAGCGACATGGGATTTACCTTTTCCCTGCTTCTGGGTATTGCTATGACATTTTAACTGAGCTGTCACTATAACTCCATCAGGTGGCTGCAGTAAAATGGGTTCTCCAGTGGCTACAGGAAGGCTCCTAGATCCCAGCCTGACTTAAGGCAGCCTATGGGAAATTTTTGATCCTGGTACCTCTCCactcaatccctccctccccccatacaccttctccccacccccttgcctctcccctcctGGTACCCCCCCCCTCAATACCTCCCCACACAACTTTCCCACACTCCCCCCcttgcctctccttcctggtccatCCCCCTCCATCTCAGACACACGCACCCTCCCCCCTGtccccctccttacctgtcaCAGGAGGAGTTTCGTGGCCCACCGGTGGTAAGCAGGAGTCTCCTTGCTTACCAGGCCTGCCCTCCTCTGTCGACGGGACCCACCTGGGAAAGCAGGCACCACAGCAGCAGAGCCTGCCTCACTCTGGAGAGGGCAGGAACAGCCAGGGGAGCAGGGTGGCGAGGCGGCACAGCAGCCCCACTCGGCTTCACCTTGCAGCTTTTGTGTGGGTCACACGGCGGCCCCAGCTGACTTTAGGGGTCCCGCCTCTTCTTGCTTCGTGGCAAGTATCGTGCAAAAGgcaagtatctcactatttttaaagagtATGGAAATCCCCtgggagtccgcactcctaaccactacaccaagatgtgttccacatcaaaaataaaataataaagctgagTGCTAGATCCAGACTTACCAAATCCACCACTTTATAGTGTATCCCTATTGTGGTTGTCATGGTATCAAATAACTAATTTTTATAACCTTTTGAAATAATAAGAATTTCATAGTGGCGGATTAAATGTATGACCTCAGCCTGACTGTTGAAAGTTCTACCACAGGAGAGTCCATGCAAAAGTGAAAAGAAAATGATGGTGTGTTTCTTAAATACGAAGTTTGTTGGTTGTGAATTTTCAGTACATTTATAAATTCCAGTAGAATAAATCAGTTTTGGCTCAGTGAGGATTCTTATGCAAACCAATGAACAAAAAGCACATCCACTTAAATATACAAAACTGATGCATATGTGGAAGAGAATAAAAGTACTTGAGCCAGAATTTCTCTGAGTTTCATCCCACATCCACATTTCATATTTTTCCATTTAAACAACAGTTCCCAGCTGGAGGGCAGACTCTTGtccttaaacttttttttttttttgcaagaaaaatGCTGAACTCCTCCTCTGGGGTGTGCCATTTAGCTTCTGCTGCCCTCTACAGGGCAGACTCTCCCTGCTTTGAttgctacattttttaaaagatatcatGGAACTTCAAAAACCTTATTTGATCTGGCCCTTagttcttcatagaatcatagagttggaaggggccatacaggccatctagtccaaccccctgatcaacgcaggatcagccctaagcatcctaaagcatatgtAATTACCATTCATATGGTAACTACatatgagaaccagtttggtgtagtggttaagaagacaGCCTCTAGTCAGGATAACCCAGTTTAacccgtttgctggcaggggctcatgggaattgtagcccattaacatctggaggaccacaggttgactaaccctggtctagatgacccatgaagttccttccaactctatggttctataattctatgacttaCCACCAAGGTGCCATGGACCCAGTCTCCAGCGGAGTTGCACAACCCATTTGAAAGTGGACACTTCCCAACATTGGACTAACCTCCAGCCTAGTTTTACAACTTGCTCATCAGTTGGTGTGTTCTCTCTGCTCACAGGTTTATGTGCTTGACAGTGAACAGAAGGGATTCTGTGGAGGCTCCATTATCAATGAGAACTGGATCGTGACTGCAGCACACTGCATTGAGTCTGGGCCACACACTATTGTTGCAGGTAAATCAGTGGAACAACTCCAATGTTGGGGTCTAATGTGGAGAAACAGGGGTTAGATGCAAGAATTACAACACAGCTTTTGGGGCTCCTGAACAAGGGATGAGCAGTGGCCCTGGTGCAAAAGAAAAATGTTGCTCTTGAGCATGTACAAAACAGTTCTCCTTATTTCTGTATTTCTACATGTGGTCTGAAAACATCTAGGGAAGGGGGCTTCTCAGGGCAAATCCCTTGAATTAAAAAAGAATCAATAGAAATCCTGGGACCAGCTTTAGCTGGCAGTAGAAGCTCAGCACACTTGGTGCCAACCAACTATTATATGGGGAATTATAGTGCCACTATAGAAGAGGATCTGTCTCATGTGCCCCCACCCCCGTTCCAGATAAATGTGGGCACATGATGCAAAACTTCAGGTGATTGCAGAAATTAGGCATGGACATCTGGGATAGGCAGTTCTTCCAAAACTGCACCATACATTTCAAAGGTGTGAATGACATATCATGTGTATTCCCACTTGTGAACTCTTACAGGGAATATGATGGGAGCTCAAAAGTTCTGGGGTTCTTGACTGTCCCTAAGTCTTCCCAGTTTCACTTGCTCACTGGAAATACAATGAGGGACCCAATGGACTTTTAACTGAAAGAGAAACGCACTTCCAACGATAAGCACACTATCAATTTCTTTCTCTAATGCAATTGTGATGGTTCATTGACCAGGTGAACTCCGCAGAGAGGAAGATGACCAGACTGAACAGACTCGCAGGGTGGTGAGGATAATCCCTTATCCTGCCTACAACAGCAGCCAGAGATACAATCATGACATTGCCCTCCTTGAATTGGATTCACCACTGGAGCTGAATAGTTACGTCACCCCTGTTTGCATAGCGGACAAGGAATTCACAAACAGCCTTCTCAAGTTTGGAATGAGCATGGTGAGCGGCTGGGGAAGGCTGGCATTCCAAGGGCGGGAGGCAAGCATCCTCCAGGTTCTGAAGGTCCAGTTAATAGACCGGGCAACCTGCATGAGGAACACCAAGGTCACCATTGTGCCCAGCATGTTCTGTGCAGGGCATCCTCATGAAGCAAAGGATACATGCCAAGGAGACAGCGGAGGTCCACATGCAACAGAAATGGAAGGCACCTGGTTTCTGACTGGGATAACCAGCTGGGGGGAGCGGTGTGCCATGAAAGACAAATATGGCATCTACACCAGAGTTGCAAGATACGTCAAATGGATCAGAGACACAATCAGGCTTACCTAAGGCCAGAACCAAAGCATTTTCACCTTGCAGAGAAGCAAAAATTTATGCAACCCCCAATTTATTCTCAAATAATTCCAGAGGGACATCTGTGCAAGCTGGTTGCAGCAAAAGTACACAGGAATCTTGTGTCATCTTAAAACACATATTTTTGTTCTAGCATTTGTGGATGCACTTTACCACATGCATGTGGATTCGAGTCCACAAGAGCTTATGCAAGAAGAAAAAATTGCTAATCTTTAAAGTGCTGCAAGTTTcattgcaaaccaccctgaacccacgtgcagggagggggcagtacagaaatcaaatgaataaagtCTCTCACTTAACGTTTCCTGATAGCATCTGTTCCAAAATTTATACATGAGTTTCTACAGTGGGAATATTTCCTAGTGGGTGGTGCAATACTTCAAACACATCAGCACACACCACATTTGGATCCCcaaatccaatttaaaaaaatggagacgcATACCGcagagggctgttgtgaaggcGAACACATCGTAGAGAACTTTGAAAAATCAGAACGGCAAACGAATTCAGCCTTCAATGTATCAATGTtttataataaataacaacataTGCTCATAAGTGAATTGTAACCTGGGGACAACTTTTTTGTGGACTAAGGGCAGCGGCAAACTCATCACACAAAATGAAATTTcttatatacatttatttatttaccaatgTGCAATATTGGTAAATTCACcgtatatatttaaatatagatttaacacatttttacaaTTACATTTACAGTTTACATAATTTAAATTTCTAGGCAAGGGGACACATGtcgtccaccaccacccctcccagtGTAGCTTAAAGTACCACATAACATTTGCAGCGCAAGTGGTAAACCTGTATAGTTTAACATGTCAAACGCTttgtgcaaattttaaaaagtctaagACTGTACATTCAGATTTGCAGACCTAGGCAATTTCATAAATAAAAGCTTTCCAGTTTCAGAACTAGGAAGATAAAAAGACCAAAATGTGTCGGGATGTGCACAATGTGGTTGTTAAGATAAAATATTTTGATGAAAGCTTAAAAGATACAGCCTGGACCAACTGGCCCTTGCATTGTGATATCCCTACCCCTTCTGTACATGTCAGACAAGATAGTTGCTTTAAAAAGGAGTGCAGTACCGTTCTGAACATGAAGACAACTGGAATCATCCAACTGGAATTCCTGACGATATTTCGAATGAAGTATCCCTTCATTTAAAGTGCAATGGATTAATGGGATCATGTTCGCATTGCGTGTGAAGAGCATGGGATTAATATTTTGGGGACCCATCGACCTGTGCTAGTGCTCAACTGCAAAATGCATTACACGATCCACAAATGTCGGCTACTAGAAAACCACCCTGACACAAGCAAACTTTGTGGTACCACATCTGTAGTCAAAGCAAAagtcagatttctttttaaagtctgtTTTCTTTTGTGGCCCACAAGTATAATAAAGAAGCCAACCAAGACTATTTTTGGTTGCTTTCATGTTACTCATTCTCCATCCTGGATTGTTGGGAGTGGGCTCATCACATTTACCCTTTTTATTGATGTGAGATTTGTTGACTTCCAACTGCctttacatacacacatacagggGAAAAATACATGAGCAAAGCATAAAGACATGTTATAAACTTCATTAAAAGAAGTTTAATTAAAAGAAGTCCCAATATCAAGCTATTCTCAATAAGGACACTGAAAGTGCAGTCTTACAGGTTCACTATTTTTAGTGCAAAAGTGGACAATGAACTCAATTTATGGCACACGTCTTCTAAAAAACCAGAAAGCGTTCAATGTAAACGTGGAGTCATTGCTAAATAGCTTAGGAATACTGGTGAACCCAAAGTGACCTCTGACAATCCTGAGTTGTCGAATCAGTAAGGTCTTGAGACATAACCCATAGATGTCATGGGCTCTAAATCAGACCCTAGTGCAAAAGGAGAACTCGCTCCTTCTCAATGTTATTGCATCATCATGTACAATCCAGCACCCCAAAATGGTCTATATGTAGATGTCATTAGAGTATAGTTGCACCTATTACAGAAAAAGAATCAACCCTCCTAGAAAATGTAGCTTATTTGTGAACCTAGTCAAATGCAGCCAACCACACTGTCGTGAGGTTGCAAAATAAGGTAGAGCTTTTTACCCCTATGAACAGAAGTCATCAAGCATccgaaacaacagcagcaacaaaaaggaaaagaattaaaTTTGTTGTCAAATGAAATTCTGTGGATATCATGGAGGAGGAAAGAAGTCCCATCAGCACATCAAAACAAAGTGGTGCCAAATTGTCCACTGGTGGGTGAGAAAATGAAAACGTCAAAAGAATAGCTTCCGCTGATGGTCACGTTCAATGTTGGTGAATCTGTGGTGTGCGGCAAATGTCGATGGGTGAAAGTACAGGAGAACTCCAACCCCTGAATGCTCCCTCCTTCTCGGAAATAACCATTTCAACCCTCCACTGTAGCATTCAAAAATGACATGACATTagttctcccttcaaagttcAGGGGGAGCTTAATTTTCTCGTCTTATAAGGGGCAGTGTCTACAAAGCAACAAAGAGGGATGTTAACATTAGGAGAACCATATCCTAATTCTAATTACCATGCAGCATTCTTACATATCACAAGCATACCTTCTGCCCAACTGAGAAACCAATGATCATATGGGAATGGTTCTGAAATCCATCCCATTTTCCACATGGACTGTGGAGCTCCAAATTACCTGATTTGATTTCTAAAGAACTGAAGCCTCCCTTGTGCAGATTTTTTGGGGTAAATTTTCGAAAGTTTGTACAGATTACTGTTCGCTATTTTTTCAAGTCACAAGTGTTTTTGTGTTTCCCCTCTTTGACACTGATGAATGAGGGTGCTCTCATAAAACACTGAGAACAGGCATGCTAAAATTGATGTCATCACACATGATTCTTTTAGTGAAGCCCCAGAGTATCCGGGCATAAAACACAGCACGAAAAGAATCTTGATGCATTTCTATGTAAGACCACATGAAGATTCACCAAAGTGAATATCTGCACAGGTAGAAAAGGGGATGGGTGGGGATGCATATCAACAGAAAGAACTGAAAGCTACAGCAGATGCCACATTAATctggaattatttttaaagaaattctcTAAGTCAAACCAATATTAAGGCAGAGCAGAAGCAGCACAGAGAGAAAGCGCAGAATATCTAAGGGTGGGAACGGTGGGAAATCCACACATCCCTAATAACCGAGGAGGTCAGATGGAGATTTAGCTAAATAAAAGCCACCAAGTTTTCCTTTCAGCTACCAAATGACTCAGTGCTCATGCTTCTCTATAGTCAACACATGAGACATGGAAGGGACTAAGGAACATGCTACGAGGAAATGTTTCTGTTTCAAAAGCCAGTAAACAACAGCTAAAATCAAATGCCTTTGTATTCCATGTACACTGTAAATTAAGGCTACTGTGCAAAAGCTTGTGACAAATCTTTAAAGtgctttaaaagtgcaatccactTTTGCTGTATCTCAGTGGTtctaaccttcctaatgccatagCCTTTAATACAGTACCTCTAGGAGATAGGAGAAAGTCTCCATGGGTGAGTGGCGCACCCCTTCCCAGTCATGGCAGCCGGCTTCTCCTTTTGCAAGGCTCTTCTCCTTGAACACTCCTCTCGCCTTGGTGCAGTGTTTGCCAAGCCACTTTGCCCAGTGCCCACCCGTGCCTCGCCTCCAGTGTGCTCTTTGCTCAAGAGCCGGAGCAGCAGCAGACCAGAGATTTCTTTGTCAGCGCTCTCGCCAGAGGGGCGGAGGAAAGGGTGGGGAAGCAAGGTAAAGCAGAGCAAGGCCACCTCCTCAGAGCCCGCACACTCTACCCCAACGAGCTCAGGACGCTCAGGCAGCCCAGCCATGATCTGGCCATGATCTGGCCATGATCTGGGCCATGATCTGGGCAGCCATGATCTCGGCTGGCACCACACACAGATCTGGATGGCAGCAGTAATGcgagcatacacacacacacacacaggcacgcaCACCCCTCCCACCCTCATTGCTCCGGCAACCCAACCCTCTGCTCTCGAGGTGGGGATGGCGCCCGGTGGAGGGGAGCCTGCCGcgtcctttctccaggggaatgtgcCTGCCcagttctcccccccacacacacttggtGGAGCTGTTCTGGCACCTCGGCCAGCCTGCCACTTACCTCACAAAACCCCCTGCCTTGTCATGACCAGCGTTCGGCAGCCGGTTAGCTCTCGTTACCGAAGGCCTGAATGCACAAATGTTCAGAAAACACATGGCACTGACCTAAATCCCTTCTAAGAGGCAAAGCTATTTCTAGGGAGTTTACCAAAGCCAACAATATGTGTCATGATCAGCCCATTAAGCATTGCTGATTAGTGATGGGGAATGTACTATGTTCCTTCCGGGATGCTGTCCAATGTGGCCATATTTTCTTAGGTGCCTAGGATAGCAGACATACTTTACAGCGAATACACACACAACATTACAGAGCTAAGGCCTCACAAAGAATGCTGTTTATGGGCTGCAGCTCAAGGGGGATTTGATCGCCCTTATTTCCGAAACGCTAGGCAAGGGTTGGCAAATGGCAAATCTTGACAAATCTGTGTGATCTTTGGCATTACAAGGAAGGTTGTGAGATTCATTCGGGCCATTCCAGCTCAGGTCAACAGGATTATTTGGCTTAGGGATTGCAACCATAGATGCCCAAGCCCAATCACACAGGCAAAAGAACAGAATGAGCATAAAGTGCATCAGTTCATCTAAAACAATCTTTGCTTTGACCATGCAATGGCATGCCTTCCTAAAGTGCTATTTGCTGCTTAAATAGCATTTCAAACGCCCTGCAATTACTACCAAGTTTCAGAGTGTTCTTTCTGGAATGTGCAGAACCTCCAGATGAAAGAGACATGAAGTGTTCTACGGTGTACTACCCTGTTTTGACAAAACCTCTGCTTGTGGAATTTTCACAGGCTCCCTGTGAAAGGAATGGCCAACAAAAGTGATGTTGGACACAAAGGGGCAGGAGAGCAAAAAATGCTCAGCATTCAAGCATGCTTCTAGCTCTTATGGCTGCAGGGAGCAAAAATATTCCTGGGAAACAAGCTGAAAAGACTCTGCTAAGGGCTTAGAAAAAGGACATTGCAAGCCTGGTTTCCAGTGGCCTAGATGTATACATTTCTACTGTATGGGAACTCAGCGTCACTCTCCCTGGAGCCGGCTatccttaggtaaaggtaaaggtatcccctgtgcaagcaccgggtcatgtctgacccttggggtgacgccctccagcgttttcatggcagactcaatacggggtggtttgccagtgccttccccagtaattaccattttaccccccagcaagctgggtactcattttaccgacctcagaaggatggaaggctgagtcaaccttgagccggctgctgggattgaacccccagcctcatgggcaaagctttcagacggctgcctttccactctgcgccacaagaggctctctggctATCCTTATGAACCCCCAAATGAAATGGCACCTTGTGAGAACAAAGGACGATGACATCATTCCATTAACAGTGATTCTGACACAGAGGACCAATGTGTGGAGTGGTGTGTTGGTCACTCTACATCACAAGCCCAATCACAAACCCGAAATCAATTTATAAGTTTCGGTTTATTACTGGTTTTTGTGGGGGGTTAGTCTTCCTGAGGGGGCATGCCCCTTATTTAACGTGTTTTAAAATGCACTGTCCTAAGAACATTGATTTATGGCCATGACTGCATCATGAGTGACATAACATAGCTTTTAAGCATAGTTAGGTCATTCCCATTAAATCTTAGCCGGACATCTTAGCTTTTGACACCAACAAGCAAGCGTGCTTCTTGTCCGTATCATTTGCTGAGGAAAGACAGAACCTGTGTGCGGGGGGTTCTGCCAAAGGATTCAGAACCACTACAGGGTATGAATGTACCATTAATTTAAAGCAAGGAGTGAGGGATTGATCCCATAGATATGGTCATCACCCGATGGCTAAACCACTGAGTGATGACCTGTATGCGTGAAACAGTGTCCAGATGACCTTCCATCCCTTCAAATGCAAAATCCCCTTGAGTCTGCATTTTTACCTAAAGGTAATACAGTGATATGAATTAATTCTATTCCTTCTGCAGCCAATACACTttagatcccccccacacacacccacacgagtgcattattttttgttttaaagctataagcaaactttttttaaaaagtaggggATTGAGTGTGTTACTATTGCTAAATTTTGAAACAATTTCTATTATTGATTTTTCTGCTTCTCTTCAAAATTAAGGTGGAAGCCATGGTTTCCTCtaagcaagcaagcaggcaaAGCAGCAAAACCCCTGATAGGCCCACATATTTCAGTTCTGAAACAGCGGAGAAAGGCTCATCCCAGGATACCTGCAACTCTGGCATTCCGAAACGTACAGTCCCCAAGGAGTATTTGTAAGCTGTTGACAGGAACCCAGCCTTCCTTCTTTTGACTGAGGTTTTTTATCAACCTTAAAAAAAGAATGTGGTTAAAAGGTCTGCCCTTTTTATTGAAACACACGAGTTAATCACATAGTGTCACTAACAGATCCCCCTTGACTTGATAAGAAAAtctgttacattttaaaataagtccagtagcacctttaggaccaacaaagatttatttaaggcgtgagctttcgagtgcaagcacccttcgtcagactatgaactagaATTCAACGTTTCTCCCTTCaaatattttatcatcacaacaaaacTCTTGTCAGGATGAGGCACCAGCTTGAGCTCACCCAGTTAGCCTTAGCTTCTAGATAGCTTGTTCCAAGGTCCTTTGCCAACAATTCACAAACTGATTTGTTCCTTGGGAACAATCCGGATATAATAATTAAGGAAGCTGACAAGGAAGGAGCTGTTGTGA encodes:
- the F9 gene encoding coagulation factor IX, with protein sequence MAKGSFTFAVFLLGYLLKAECAVFIDQEEASYVLHRYKRFNSGRLEEVIAGNLERECLEEKCSYEEAREVFENHEKTMEFWNAYIDGDQCESNPCTNGGKCEDQVGYYICWCPAGYEGKNCELDATCATKNGGCKQFCKNTPSKRVVCSCAPGYKLGADQRSCEPAVPFPCGRITAPEAASKLTRSINTFDNWFTNDTDIEDNSTQIVPLSGTKIRVVGGQNSKKGEVPWQVYVLDSEQKGFCGGSIINENWIVTAAHCIESGPHTIVAGELRREEDDQTEQTRRVVRIIPYPAYNSSQRYNHDIALLELDSPLELNSYVTPVCIADKEFTNSLLKFGMSMVSGWGRLAFQGREASILQVLKVQLIDRATCMRNTKVTIVPSMFCAGHPHEAKDTCQGDSGGPHATEMEGTWFLTGITSWGERCAMKDKYGIYTRVARYVKWIRDTIRLT